In Aminiphilus circumscriptus DSM 16581, the sequence GTGGCGGAGAACGAGGCGCCGGAGTACCTCGTTCCAGAGAAAACTCTGATAGGCCGCGAAATGGAGGGAAAGTTCCTCCCGGGGAATGCGCTGGAGCGCGAAAAGTCCCCCCCCGGTCTCCACCGTTTCTGCGGAGGATTTCCATGATCTCCCGGTGGAGCGGCGTTGCACAGAGGGGAAGCAGCGCATCCCACTGTCCCCAAAGAGCTTCCATGGCGCGTTTGCGCTCCTTCGCGGCACTGGGCGCCTCGGGGTGAATGGTGGTGAAGTAGAGCTTGAGAGCGCCGTTGTAGTGTCCTCTGACGACCCTTTCCCCGAAGAAGGCCCCATCGTTGCCGACGCTGCCGAAGCGCTGGTCGTCGAAGTAGTTGGCGAACCCGAGATCGCGAATCTCCAGAAGTCGCCCCAGGAGATGCGTTTCGTCGGCGGGGGCGATGTCACGGAGCGTGAGAGTGAAGCGATTTCCCCGGATGAAGTGGGGGGACATGGCCTCGCTGGAGTATCCCACGGGAGAGATGGAGACGTTGGGGGACGAAAAGGAAAGATCCACCCGTGCCGGGGCGGTGAGATACTGGATCGTGTGGGCGTGACGGTCCTTTTTGCCGCCGTAGCGGATGTCCTGGAGGCTCAATCCCGATGCCCGGGCCGCTTCCCGCAGAGCATCCAGCGTGTTCCACCCCCGTTTTTCCAGACGGTACACGCGGAACGGCGCACGTCCTCTTTTCTCCTCGAGCGGAAGAGAGATCACTTCCTCGACGAAGAATTCCTCGGGTGTTCCCTTGATCTTCACTGCTTTCGCTCCTGTCCTTTGTCGTCATGCCCGCAGGGGGCGTTTTGGGGTGTCTGTCGTCCCTCCCTTCGGGGTGGGGCGGAGCAGGCCCTTCGGAACGAACGTGTCTTGGTCTCACGCGACGGAGGTCTGCTGTTTGGAGGTGCGCAGGGCCTCCAGAAGTTCCGGAAGGCTCATGTCCTCGTTTCCGCTGTAAAAATGGAGGCCGAACTGTAGATGCGGCTCCAGGGAAATCAATCGGTCATTGTCCTTCATCATGTGGGACAGCGTTTCCTTCATGCGTCCCATGACCGTTTTCGCTCCCGACTGCGGTGTTTCGGGAAGGAGGATACAGAGCGAATTGTCCTGGAGCAGAAAGGCCAGATCCGTCTCCCGGATTTCCTTGTTGAAACGGCTGCAGAGCGCCAGAAGCAGTTCCCGTCTGTTTGCCTCGCTCGTGGCTTTGGGATCGGCCTCGTTCCGTTTGAGAAAATCCAGATCCACGAGAAGGGCCGAGAGCCAGCGGCGGAAACGCCTCGCCCGGGCGATCTCGTAGGATGCCCGGGGAAAAAAGTAGGTGTCTCCGTAGAGCCCCGTCCGTGGATCCCGGGAGAAGCAGCCCTCCGCGGAGGATCCTGAGGACGTCCGGTTCGTTTCCGTGTCATCCTGTTTCTGGGCCGAGGAACTTTGCGGAAGCAGAAACACCCAGACCTCGCCGTCGAGTTCCTCTCGAAGGACGGCGTAGTGTTTTCCCTTGACGGTTATATGCTCGAGTGCGGAGGGAAAGAGCATCTCCCCTTCCTGTTTCTGAAGGTCTCCGAGGGACGTTCCCACGAGATCCAGAAGTGCTTTGCTCGCGTCCTGGAACATGCCGTTTCTGCCGATGACCGCGAAGGGCAAAGGGCAGGAATCGAGGGAGGATGTCTGCCGTTGTGCCGTCCCGCTCGTTTCGAAAAGTTCGGCCTCTGTGGTCTCGTTTGCCGGAGCGCTCCGACGTCGTGTGGGTTTCACTGCTTCGGCCTCCGGCACGGCGATGCCTCCGAGGATGATCGCTCCGGAGAAGATCAGCGCTGTTCCACCCCATGCCACAACGGGAGGAAGGCCGAAGTGCAGCGACGTGAGGGCGAGGGCCAATCCCTGACAGAGTGCCTGAAGTCCTAGAGAGGCACCGGTTCCCTTCAGCCTGCCGAGAGGAATGTAGATGGCGCTCGACACGATGTAGGCACCGCCTGCGGCGATCCAGAGGGGAAGCGGAATGTTCGCGGAAGTTCCTTCGCCTCCGGCCATCAGGGCGCCTCCGAGAAGAAGAATGGAAAGAAAGGGGGGCAGGGTGATCCAGTCGAAGAGGTGACTCATGCAGTGCACCATCCTTCGTTATGAAAAGAAGGATCTCGTGATGTGCAAGCTGTTGTCCTGTACATGAAACTGCCTCCCCGTAGTGAATGGAGCCGACGCGGCCGTCGGCTGCGTTTCTTCGTACCACAACTCGAAGGCGTTTCTCGAAAGTATTGGAAAAGCGCGCTCCGTTCTTCCGCCAGCCCCGTCCCGCGACGTGTCCCTTCCGGAGCAGCGCGGCGGCACCAAGGCCGTACAGTTATACCATAAAAGGGAAGAGGGCAAGCATGCTCCCAACACAATCCTCACGGAGAGACGGACATGTGTTACAATAAACTCCGCATTTTTTTCGGGGCAAGCCCCCAAGGAGGACGTTATCATGCAGATGCCGGTACAGTTCAGTCTCGACGAACTTCTCTCCATGCTCATGGCCCGCATGGATTCCCTTGCCGTTGCGGAAGAGAACATGAAGACCAAATTCAACATTTTCGCCCGGGTTCTCTACAAAAAGGGACTTCTCACGGACGAGGAGATCCTCGAGTCCGTCCGGGAGGAGCACCGGGTTCTCAAGGAGCTGGGACTTCTCGCCGAAATGCCCGGAGAGGACATGCTCAAGGCCGTGGCGGACAACATGCTCCAGTGGATCAAGGGAGATGTGAAGGCCATCAAGAAGGGCATGGAGGAGTACGAGAAGAAACTGCGGGAGTACGCCGCCCAGGAGGCGCGGAAGCCCAAGATCGACGTGGCTCCCTCGAACGTGCTCTCCCAGCTCGACCGTCTGAGCGGCAAGAAACCCGGAGGCGGCAAGCTCATTCTCTAGCGGAGACGCCCCGGTTTCCACCGGGATCGCCTTCCTGACGGGGTATCTCCGGAGGTACGCTCCCTCGCGGAGCGATCCGGACATCTTCGATCTGCAAGGGGGGCGTTTTGCCCGTGTCGCAGGACAGAACCGTTTTCTCGCACCTTCGCTCCGGAATCCGCAAAGCGTGGCTCGGAATGGCCCGGCGGGGACGATACGTCTTGCTCTGGGACATCATCGTCCTTGTCCTGGCGGTTTATCTGGGGTACGCTCTGCGTCTCACGCTGTTTCTTCCCCGCTTCTATCTTGGAGACTTTGTTCTCGCCGCCCTGCTCTTTCCGGGATGCGTCACCGGCGTGTTTGCCGCGGCGGGGCTCTACCGCGTGCTCTGGCCCCAGGCGAGCGTGGAGGAGTTCCTGCGCCTCGCCCGCTGGTACGCCCTTGGCGCACTTCTTTTCGTCCTCGCGGACAAATTTTTCACGCGGCTGCTCATCCCCCGAACGACCCTGGCCATCATGATCGGGTCGGGAATTCTCTTTCTGGGGGCGGTTCGCCTTTCCTGGCGTCTCTGTCGGAGCGGTGGCGGCGATGCGGCGAAGAGCCGGGCGCGAGGACTCATCGTGGGTGCCGGAGAGGCGGGAACGCTTCTCGTGCGGGACCTGCTCCGGGGCGGCGGCGATGTCCTCCCCCTCGGGTTCGTGGATGACGATCCGGCGAAAACCAACATGGAGATCGCCGGAGTGCGTGTTTTGGGGAACACCGCCAGGCTTCGGGAGCTGGTGGAGACGTTGCAGGTGGAGGTGCTTCTCATCGCCCTTCCCACCGTGGCGGGACACGTGGTGCGGAAGATTCTCGACGACGTGGCGGAGACAGGAGTGCAAGTGCGCGTTCTTCCCAGCCTTCGCGAGCTGGCGGGCGGAACGGTGAGCGTGAGTCGTCTGCGCACCGTTCGCCTGGAGGATCTTCTCTGCCGGGAGGCGATCCGG encodes:
- a CDS encoding diguanylate cyclase domain-containing protein, producing MSHLFDWITLPPFLSILLLGGALMAGGEGTSANIPLPLWIAAGGAYIVSSAIYIPLGRLKGTGASLGLQALCQGLALALTSLHFGLPPVVAWGGTALIFSGAIILGGIAVPEAEAVKPTRRRSAPANETTEAELFETSGTAQRQTSSLDSCPLPFAVIGRNGMFQDASKALLDLVGTSLGDLQKQEGEMLFPSALEHITVKGKHYAVLREELDGEVWVFLLPQSSSAQKQDDTETNRTSSGSSAEGCFSRDPRTGLYGDTYFFPRASYEIARARRFRRWLSALLVDLDFLKRNEADPKATSEANRRELLLALCSRFNKEIRETDLAFLLQDNSLCILLPETPQSGAKTVMGRMKETLSHMMKDNDRLISLEPHLQFGLHFYSGNEDMSLPELLEALRTSKQQTSVA